The genome window CGTGGTGGAAGTAGAAGAGGGGGTCGCCTGGTGAGCAGTAAAAGTCCTTCAGCATATGTTAGCGCCGAAATAAAAAGGTGGCGAAGGTTAGGAGAACATACACCCCCCGGATCACCACCAATCAGGTAATGTCCCGCGTTGTGAAGACCCCATGGATTGGGGTCACCCTTGAGCTGGGGTTGGCCGAGGTACCGGTTGTAGAAGCTGTCGACGTCGTTGTGCTGGGTGATCAAGTGGTAGGTGTAGTTTGCTTTTGCGCCGGCGACGCTGAACCGGTTGACATCACGGCGGAGACAGCGGGGGTTGGAGCCGAGGCCGTCGcgctgggggttgggggggatgtcCCGGACGACGGAGCCCTTGGGGCCGAGGGAGACTACCATGCTTCGTTACTGTCAGCGGTGTATCAAAATAGGGTTAGCTAGAAGGGAAACATACTCCTTGAAGGGTCCAGTAGTCACACAGCCACCGCCTTGATCAGCAGGAATGCGATCGTATGGACGGGGAAACGGTTGAGGGATGCCGTTGTAAGGCGCGAGTTTGCCGTTGCCGGACATGCTGGCTGGTGACCCGTCAAAGAGGAGAGAGTTCAGGGGGTCGGCGACGTAGCGGTCGTAGTTCATGTACTTTCCTCATGTCAGCAACTGGTCATCACGGCTAGGTAGTAGGACTAATGCACACCGGTTGGTATCCTGTATACCCACACTCCTCTCTCAAGGCCTTCTCGTACACGTAGATGAAGTACCGATGGGCAGCAAAGAGATTTGTTGGGCCGTGAAGCTCTCCCGCCTGCGTCATGTGTGTGGCAACAAAGTCGTCGAAGCGGCTGAGTGAGCCAGGGACCTTGTCTTTGGGTGCCCGGGGAGACTTCTTCTGGAGGCAGAGGACGGCCCGGACGTATTCTTGACGGGTTTCGACCGTCATATCGCTCCTGCAACGCTGGTTAGCTAACAGCTTGACAGGCGGTCAGGAGGCAGAAAACATACCACTCTTGTCTGACGGCGGCATTCTCGAGCGTGCAGTTTGTGGCTTTGCCCGCTTTGTGCTGCTTGTCCAGCCAGGCTTGGACCTTGGGCATGGTCTCATCCTGGAGTTTGTCGACTACGTCGAGGGGAAAGGCAGGATTGCGCTTCCTATTGAGATAGTGTGTTAGGCTCGACACATGAAGCGGAAGAGGTGGTGCTTACGTCTTGTATTCCCACCCCCATGCCCCCACGAGCAGTGACAACTGCACAACACCCTGAATACCTTTCATGTCGATGTTGCTTTGGTCAACAATTCTGAGAGGTATGGCTCGTGGTTGTCTCAACAAGGaaacaaaaggaaaaaagcaGAGCAGTTCAGCTTTTATTGCCCTTATTTCATGTCCATGTGTACCTCCACCGTCTTGACCCTCTATTGCCTACCTCCCATCTCACCCTCCGAATCCCCAATATTGACCCTGCCGAGGAGAGTTGCCGGACGCCGGCGTCGTCATGTCCAATATCGGCCGGATCCTATGACTTGCGCGCCTAGTTGATTACGATGCCCTCCGATAGAGAGCCAAGAGGTTGGGATAGCAGGCCATCTATCTGCCGCCAACTAGAAGAGGAATGATTATCTGAAATTCTTCTCACATGTGCGAACGTGCATGTCTTGGGCTACTTCTCACGTCTCATCTTTTCTTGCTCGCACTCATCCACGCCCTTAATATCTATCACACCAATGACAGTCATCTGCTGAGGATACCATCTATTTTGTGCCCAAAATCCAATGTATAAATCTCGAGAAATGTAACTTGCTTCTGAAAACATGCTCCGTGCAGGATCTTGTAATACAATGATAGCAGGCGTGTACCTATCATCTTGAACAAAACACAATGATTGGATTACTGGGTAAATACCTGGGTGGATGGGCAAAGGTCGATCTGGACGAGTTGAAACTGGGCCTAATTGAGCCGGGTGCCAGAAAGAGGGCAAAATAAATAGAGGTGAGCTGTATAACGCGCTTATGATAAAGGAGGTACACGcccacacacccaccccgCGTTTGGTGGTATCCAGATCGCGGCAGATGTCTTCTCCTGCTCGGTTCCCGAGGAGGCTCGCATCCAGCGTGCCGTCTCGGTTTTTTCGGATGACGGAGGTAGGTCGAAGGTATTGTTCTGTCTTTGCCATCGCCATAATGACAGGACAAacatcc of Podospora pseudopauciseta strain CBS 411.78 chromosome 7 map unlocalized CBS411.78m_7, whole genome shotgun sequence contains these proteins:
- a CDS encoding uncharacterized protein (EggNog:ENOG503PAN3; COG:E), which translates into the protein MKGIQGVVQLSLLVGAWGWEYKTKRNPAFPLDVVDKLQDETMPKVQAWLDKQHKAGKATNCTLENAAVRQEWSDMTVETRQEYVRAVLCLQKKSPRAPKDKVPGSLSRFDDFVATHMTQAGELHGPTNLFAAHRYFIYVYEKALREECGYTGYQPYMNYDRYVADPLNSLLFDGSPASMSGNGKLAPYNGIPQPFPRPYDRIPADQGGGCVTTGPFKDMVVSLGPKGSVVRDIPPNPQRDGLGSNPRCLRRDVNRFSVAGAKANYTYHLITQHNDVDSFYNRYLGQPQLKGDPNPWGLHNAGHYLIGGDPGGDFYCSPGDPLFYFHHGALDRIWWIWQMNDPENRINAVPGQAMPGGHNHGRRQTTQPKNALDSVIDLGWTAPGVRLEEMNDQLGGLGGEMCYIYV